The Panicum virgatum strain AP13 chromosome 5K, P.virgatum_v5, whole genome shotgun sequence genome has a window encoding:
- the LOC120707141 gene encoding uncharacterized protein LOC120707141 yields MAASASPSRLALLVALLLLAGWASAANQNQNQNQTRGFRPGDELRRYRRVQALLRRLNKPALRTIQSPDGDLIDCVAAHLQPAFDHPRLHGQRPLDPPARPKGHHHRRPNDTAGAGTQLWAASGEACPEGSVPIRRTTEADVLRASSVRRFGRAPAARVRRDSVAGGHEHAVGYVAGDEFYGAKASINVWAPKVSTASEFSLSQIWVIAGSFGNDLNTIEAGWQVSPQLYGDNSPRFFTYWTTDAYQTTGCYNLLCSGFIQTNSRIAMGAAISPTSAYNAGQFDISLLVWKDPNHGNWWLEFGSGELVGYWPSLLFTHLASHASMVQFGGEVVNTRASGAHTATQMGSGHFAGEGFGRASYFRNLEVVDWDNSLVPLAAGFHVTADHPSCYDIQGGVNAVWGNYFYYGGPGRNVRCT; encoded by the exons ATGGCAGCCAGCGCGTCGCCTTCTCGCCTTGCGCTCCTCGTCGCGCTGCTGCTTCTCGCCGgctgggcgtcggcggcgaaccagaaccagaaccagaaccagacgCGGGGGTTCCGGCCCGGCGACGAGCTCCGGCGGTACAGGAGGGTGCAGGCGCTGCTCCGGCGGCTCAACAAGCCGGCGCTCCGGACCATCCAG AGCCCCGACGGCGACCTCATCGACTGCGTGGCGGCGCACCTGCAGCCGGCGTTCGACCACCCGAGGCTGCACGGCCAGAGGCCACTG GACCCGCCGGCGCGGCCCAAGgggcaccaccaccgccgccccaaCGACACCGCGGGCGCCGGCACGCAGCTCTGGGCGGCGTCCGGGGAGGCCTGCCCGGAGGGCTCCGTGCCCATCAGGCGGACCACGGAGGCCGACGTGCTCCGCGCCAGCTCCGTCCGCCGCTTCGGCAGGGCGCCCGCCGCCAGGGTGCGCCGCGACTCCGTCGCCGGCGGTCACGAG CACGCGGTGGGGTACGTGGCCGGCGACGAGTTCTACGGCGCCAAGGCGAGCATCAACGTGTGGGCGCCCAAAGTGAGCACGGCGTCGGAGTTCAGCCTGTCGCAGATCTGGGTCATCGCGGGCTCCTTCGGCAACGACCTCAACACCATCGAGGCCGGGTGGCAGGTCAGCCCGCAGCTCTACGGGGACAACTCGCCAAGGTTCTTCACCTACTGGACG ACGGACGCGTACCAGACGACGGGGTGCTACAACCTCCTCTGCTCGGGCTTCATCCAGACCAACAGCCGCATCGCCATGGGCGCCGCCATCTCCCCCACCTCCGCCTACAACGCCGGCCAGTTCGACATCAGCCTGCTCGTCTGGAAG GACCCGAACCACGGCAACTGGTGGCTGGAGTTCGGCTCCGGCGAGCTGGTGGGGTACTGGCCGTCGCTGCTGTTCACCCACCTGGCGTCGCACGCGAGCATGGTGCAGttcggcggcgaggtggtgaACACGCGCGCGTCCGGGGCGCACACGGCCACGCAGATGGGCAGCGGCCACTTCGCCGGCGAGGGCTTCGGCCGCGCCTCCTACTTCCGGAACCTCGAGGTCGTGGACTGGGACAACAGCCTGGTGCCGCTTGCCGCCGGCTTCCACGTCACCGCCGACCACCCCAGCTGCTACGACATCCAGGGCGGCGTCAACGCCGTCTGGGGCAACTACTTCTACTACGGCGGGCCCGGCAGGAACGTCCGGTGCACGTAG
- the LOC120707144 gene encoding probable WRKY transcription factor 27: MEEERCFNNWDLDAVVRLGCRSRLSPPRQGGTNPFAALLPPQPRKEKEQEQAEPAKEPEADTGWRFPDLCAGGGQGGDELLRALLAAQPPLPQPLPTPPSPPTPPQRQLQPVDVPPPPQVHAAPAASAPARAQPSGRPVPGGVPRSKRRKNQVKKVVCHVPADSSSSDVWAWRKYGQKPIKGSPYPRGYYRCSSSKGCAARKQVERSRSDPSIFILTYTGDHNHAAPTHRNSLAGTTRHKFPTSSSAAPQPPPPSVVVCGGGAASPGDEPHPPQQPSPGRNSTPTAGLSPTTPLRTPSMEEDDDDEDGLRVEDIEMAGEDELLFMNTDDDDAAPLESMPSLFDTVHEPFLSSSWVSASTTAGEPPTGAAGAKS, encoded by the exons atgGAAGAGGAGCGCTGCTTCAACAACTGGGACCTGGACGCCGTCGTGCGCCTGGGCTGCCGCAGCCGCCTCTCCCCGCCGCGGCAGGGGGGCACCAACCCCTTCGCCGCGCttctgccgccgcagccgcggaaggagaaggagcaggagcaggcggagcctgccaaggagccgGAGGCAGACACCGGGTGGCGCTTCCCGGACctgtgcgccggcggcgggcaagGCGGCGATGAGCTCCTCAGGGCGCTGCTGGCCGCCCAGCCTCCCCTGCCTCAGCCTCTGCCAACGCCACCAtctccgccgacgccgccccaGCGACAGCTGCAGCCGGTGGacgtgccgccgccaccccaggTGCACGCAGCTCCGGCGGCTTCTGCTCCGGCGAGGGCGCAGCCGAGCGGGCGGCCGGTGCCCGGTGGCGTTCCAAGATCCAAGAGAAG GAAGAACCAGGTCAAGAAGGTGGTCTGCCACGTTCCCGCCGACAGCTCGTCGTCGGACGTGTGGGCGTGGCGCAAGTACGGCCAGAAGCCCATCAAGGGCTCCCCCTACCCAAG GGGATACTACCGGTGCAGCAGCTCCAAAGGGTGCGCGGCGCGGAAGCAGGTGGAGCGCAGCCGCTCGGACCCCAGCATCTTCATCCTCACCTACACCGGCGACCACAACCACGCGGCGCCCACCCACCGCAACTCGCTCGCCGGGACCACCCGCCACAAGTTCCCGacctcctcctcggcggcgccccagccgccgccgccatccgtggtggtgtgcggcggcggcgctgccagcCCCGGCGACGAGCCGCACCCGCCCCAGCAGCCGAGCCCGGGCCGGAATTCCACGCCGACAGCGGGGCTTTCCCCCACGACGCCGCTGCGCACACCGTCCATGGAggaggacgatgacgacgaggaCGGGCTGCGGGTGGAGGACATTGAGATGGCCGGCGAGGACGAGCTGCTGTTCATGAAcactgacgacgacgacgcggcaCCGCTGGAGTCGATGCCCTCGCTCTTTGACACCGTCCACGAGCCCTTCCTGAGCTCTTCCTGGGTGtcggcctccaccaccgccggcgagccacctACAGGAGCGGCCGGGGCCAAGAGCTGA